A window of Carassius carassius chromosome 44, fCarCar2.1, whole genome shotgun sequence contains these coding sequences:
- the LOC132126580 gene encoding PAK4-inhibitor inka1-like — protein MLCLQESGDCLREQMRYMMQSLQDLKHLRRSCAAPPVRPPVRLRACKQLIAQRERRARLRISDASEASSYDSACCLSSSLGEEDSAGGPSAVSSPSSERSLEFDSGYSEASWQDEGVVLRRTKNIRVSSSACLRTNQPPNNRVRPKSTSDACLESWTSFETTSDPDDWTNSLLTRGRNRQPLVLGDNSFADLIQNWMDLPECPEQAEQKHSSGRSFAKDFLVNVKQRIAGISQSADGRRKSSDVTKLSKSIVAPKRFSCQVDVQHKTPFFYKSHTGLNELDTDFCQFTALMKSGSRMPIVCNDTIGYI, from the exons ATG TTGTGTCTGCAGGAATCAGGTGACTGTCTGCGGGAACAGATGCGTTATATGATGCAATCCCTGCAGGATCTGAAGCATTTGCGGCGGAGCTGCGCGGCGCCCCCTGTCCGTCCTCCAGTGAGGTTACGTGCTTGTAAGCAGCTGATAGCCCAACGGGAACGGCGAGCACGGTTGAGGATCAGCGACGCCAGTGAGGCGAGCAGTTACGACTCTGCCTGTTGTCTGTCTAGCTCTTTAGGAGAGGAGGACTCTGCGGGCGGCCCGTCGGCTGTTAGCTCACCGAGCAGCGAGCGGAGTCTGGAGTTTGATTCGGGATACTCTGAAGCCTCCTGGCAGGATGAAGGTGTGGTGTTACGGCGCACCAAAAACATCCGAGTATCTTCGTCCGCATGTCTTCGCACCAACCAGCCTCCAAACAACCGAGTGCGTCCTAAGTCCACCTCTGACGCTTGCCTAGAGAGCTGGACATCGTTTGAGACCACAAGTGACCCTGATGACTGGACTAATTCACTACTGACACGCGGACGTAACCGACAGCCGCTGGTGCTGGGAGACAACAGTTTTGCTGATCTCATTCAGAACTGGATGGACTTACCAGAATGCCCGGAACAAGCAGAACAAAAGCACAGTTCTGGACGCAGTTTCGCTAAAGACTTCTTGGTAAACGTCAAACAGAGAATAGCTGGGATTTCACAGAGTGCTGATGGGAGAAGAAAGTCATCAGATGTTACAAAACTGAGCAAATCAATTGTGGCTCCCAAACGATTTTCTTGCCAAGTTGACGTACAGCACAAAACGCCATTCTTCTATAAATCCCACACGGGTCTGAATGAACTGGACACAGATTTCTGCCAGTTTACAGCATTAATGAAATCTGGAAGCAGAATGCCCATTGTCTGTAATGACACTATTGGGTACATATGA